From Cygnus olor isolate bCygOlo1 chromosome 7, bCygOlo1.pri.v2, whole genome shotgun sequence, a single genomic window includes:
- the LOC121073354 gene encoding hexokinase HKDC1-like — translation MFAVHLLAFHFTKLKEDQIKKVDRYLYHMRLSDDVLLDVMARFRAEMAKGLGRDTNSTATVKMLPSFVRSLPDGSEKGDFLAVDLGGSQFRALEVKVFNDGKQSSQLESKFYPTPKEVIQGSGTELFNYVADCLLDFMESKNLQHKKLPLGFTFSFPCKQTKLEEGALLAWTKHFKVRGVQGTDVVSSLRKALQKHKDIDVDVLAMVNDTVGTMMTCGYDDPRCEVGLIIGTGTNACYMEEMRHIDLVEGDEGRMCINTEWGAFGDDGALDDLRTEFDRELDLGSLNPGKQLFEKMISSLYLGELVRLILLKMTKEGLLFNGKVSTALLTKDKIEMKHVCAMEKYKEGLSNTKEILTELNLFPSEEDCIAVQHVCTIVSFRSANLCAAALAAILTRLRENKKVLRLRTTVGIDGGLYKTHPQYPKRLHKVVRRLVPNCDVRFLLSQSGSAKGAAMVTAVAYRLAAQRKQIDAVLAPFLLSLDTLREVKNKMRAELEYGLKRETQASATVKMLPTYVCGTPDGTESGKFLALDLGGTNFRVLLVKIRSGRRRSVQMYNKIFAIPLEIMQGTGEELFDHIVQCIADFLEYMGIKGARLPLGFTFSFPCRQASIDKGTLVGWTKGFKATDCEGEDVVDMLREAIRRRNEFDLDIVAVVNDTVGTMMTCGYEDPNCEIGLIAGTGSNVCYMEDMKNIEIVEGNEGKMCINTEWGGFGDNGCIDNIRTKYDKQVDEGSLNAGKQRYEKMTSGMYLGEIVRQILIDLTKQGLLFRGQISESLRKRGIFETKFLSQIESDRLALLQVRRILQQLGLDSTCEDSIIVKEVCGAVSRRAAQLCGAGLAAIVEKKRENRGVEHLQITVGVDGTLYKLHPHFSRVLQETVRELAPQCDVTFMLSEDGSGKGAALITAVAKRLHNIGRK, via the exons AGAAGGGTGACTTCCTCGCTGTTGACCTGGGCGGCTCCCAGTTCCGTGCTCTCGAGGTGAAGGTGTTTAACgatgggaagcagagcagccagctggAGAGCAAGTTTTACCCCACACCAAAGGAGGTCATACAGGGCAGCGGAACCGAG ctcttcaaTTACGTTGCTGACTGTCTGTTAGACTTCATGGAGTCCAAAAACCTGCAGCATAAGAAGTTACCTCTTGGCTTTACGTTTTCTTTTCCGTGCAAACAGACCAAACTGGAAGAG GGGGCTCTCCTTGCCTGGACGAAACACTTCAAGGTCCGAGGAGTGCAGGGCACAGATGTAGTCAGCTCACTGCGCAAGGCCCTCCAGAAGCACAAG GACATCGACGTTGATGTTCTGGCCATGGTCAATGACACTGTAGGAACCATGATGACTTGCGGCTATGATGACCCACGCTGTGAAGTTGGACTCATAATTG GGACTGGCACCAACGCATGCTACATGGAGGAAATGAGGCACATCGATTTGGTGGAAGGTGATGAAGGCAGGATGTGCATTAACACAGAGTGGGGTGCCTTTGGAGATGATGGTGCTTTGGATGACCTCCGCACAGAGTTTGATCGGGAGCTCGATCTGGGATCTCTCAATCCTGGAAAACAATT GTTTGAGAAGATGATCAGTAGCCTGTATTTGGGGGAACTTGTAAGACTCATTCTTCTAAAAATGACAAAGGAAGGTCTGCTCTTCAATGGGAAAGTGTCAACAGCTCTGCTTACTAAGGACAAGATTGAAATGAAGCATGTGTGTGCAATGGAAAA ATACAAGGAAGGTCTGAGCAACACGAAAGAGATCCTTACTGAGCTGAAcctgtttccttctgaagagGACTGCATCGCTGTCCAGCACGTTTGCACCATCGTTTCCTTCCGCTCGGCCAATCTCTGTGCCGCTGCCCTAGCAGCCATACTGACCCGCCtgagagagaacaaaaaggTGTTAAGGCTGCGAACCACTGTCGGGATTGATGGGGGACTCTATAAAACTCACCCCCA ATACCCCAAACGTCTGCACAAGGTAGTGAGAAGGCTGGTCCCCAACTGTGATGTTCGGTTCCTCCTCTCTCAGAGCGGCAGTGCAAAGGGGGCCGCCATGGTTACAGCGGTGGCGTACAGGCTGGCTGCTCAGCGCAAGCAAATTGATGCCGTTCTTGCACCGTTCCTGCTGTCCCTGGACACCCTCAGAGAAGTAAAGAACAAAATGAGGGCTGAGCTGGAATATGGGCTCAAGAGAGAGACGCAAGCCAGTGCCACAGTGAAAATGTTGCCCACGTATGTTTGTGGGACACCAGATGGAACAG AGAGTGGAAAGTTCCTTGCCCTTGATCTTGGTGGGACGAATTTCAGAGTTCTGCTGGTCAAAATTAGAAGCGGGAGGAGGAGATCTGTGCAGATGTATAACAAAATCTTTGCCATTCCTTTGGAGATCATGCAAGGGACAGGGGAAGAG ctCTTTGACCATATAGTCCAGTGCATAGCAGACTTCCTGGAGTATATGGGGATTAAAGGTGCCCGGCTGCCTCTGGGCttcaccttctccttcccatGCAGGCAAGCGAGCATTGACAAG gGTACGCTTGTGGGATGGACAAAAGGTTTTAAGGCAACAGACTGTGAAGGGGAAGATGTTGTTGATATGCTGAGGGAGGCTATCAGGAGAAGAAAT GAGTTTGACTTGGACATTGTAGCAGTGGTGAATGACACTGTTGGGACAATGATGACATGCGGATACGAGGATCCAAACTGTGAGATTGGCCTTATTGCAG GAACAGGCAGCAATGTGTGCTACATGGAGGACATGAAAAACATAGAAATAGTGGAAGGGAACGAAGGAAAAATGTGCATTAATACAGAATGGGGAGGATTTGGTGACAATGGCTGCATTGACAACATCAGAACCAAATATGATAAACAAGTAGATGAAGGCTCGCTAAATGCAGGGAAACAGAG GTATGAAAAAATGACCAGTGGAATGTACCTAGGTGAAATAGTGCGGCAAATTCTGATCGACTTAACCAAACAAGGACTGCTGTTCAGAGGACAGATTTCAGAATCACTCAGGAAAAGAGgcatatttgaaacaaaattcctATCTCAGATTGAAag CGACCGCCTCGCCCTCCTCCAAGTGCGTCGAATTCTGCAGCAGCTTGGCCTGGACAGCACATGTGAAGACAGCATCATTGTGAAAGAAGTGTGTGGAGCTGTTTCTAGGAGAGCTGCCCAACTCTGTGGGGCAGGACTGGCAGCTATTgtagagaagaagagagaaaaccgAGGTGTGGAGCACTTGCAAATTACTGTTGGAGTAGATGGGACCTTGTACAAGCTCCATCCGCA tttttctagGGTCCTACAGGAAACAGTGAGGGAACTGGCACCTCAGTGTGACGTGACATTCATGCTCTCTGAAGATGGGAGTGGGAAGGGAGCTGCCCTCATTACTGCAGTAGCAAAAAGATTGCATAATATTGGACGgaagtaa